In Epinephelus lanceolatus isolate andai-2023 chromosome 16, ASM4190304v1, whole genome shotgun sequence, one DNA window encodes the following:
- the LOC117263484 gene encoding cell division control protein 42 homolog translates to MQTIKCVVVGDGAVGKTCLLISYTTNKFPSEYVPTVFDNYAVTVMIGGEPYTLGLFDTAGQEDYDRLRPLSYPQTDVFLVCFSVVSPSSFENVREKWVPEISHHCPRTPFLLVGTQVDLRDDSNTLEKLAKNKQRALTCESGEKLARELKAVKYVECSALTQRGLKNVFDEAILAALEPPDTKPKKRCVLL, encoded by the exons ATGCAGACTATAAAGTGCGTGGTGGTGGGTGATGGAGCGGTGGGAAAGACTTGCCTGCTCATCTCCTACACCACCAACAAGTTTCCCTCTGAATACGTCCCCACG gTTTTTGATAACTATGCAGTGACAGTGATGATCGGCGGGGAGCCGTACACTCTGGGACTGTTTGACACTGCAG GTCAGGAGGACTACGACAGGCTGCGACCCCTCAGCTACCCCCAGACCGACGTCTTCCTCGTCTGTTTCTCTGTTGTATCGCCTTCCTCTTTTGAGAATGTCAGAGAGAAG TGGGTGCCAGAGATTTCACACCACTGCCCGCGGACGCCCTTCCTGCTGGTTGGGACTCAGGTGGATCTCAGAGATGACAGCAACACTCTGGAGAAACTGGCCAAGAACAAACAGCGAGCTCTGACCTGTGAGAGCGGAGAGAAGCTGGCTCGAGAGCTGAAAGCCGTCAAATATGTGGAGTGTTCAGCACTTACACAG AGGGGACTGAAGAATGTGTTTGATGAGGCCATCCTGGCAGCTCTGGAGCCTCCAGACACCAAACCCAAGAAGCGCTGCGTCCTGCTATAG